A single genomic interval of Helianthus annuus cultivar XRQ/B chromosome 6, HanXRQr2.0-SUNRISE, whole genome shotgun sequence harbors:
- the LOC110865301 gene encoding ras-related protein RABA2a, translating to MARRPDDEYDYLFKVVLIGDSGVGKSNLLSRFTRNEFCLESKSTIGVEFATRTLQVEGKTVKAQIWDTAGQERYRAITSAYYRGALGALLVYDVTKPTTFENVKRWLKELRDHADSNIVIMLIGNKTDLKHLRAVGTEDAQTFAESEGLSFIETSALEAVNVEKAFQTILGEIYKIVSKKALAAANSAASIKQGETLVVGGQEGNTKTNCCSSF from the exons ATGGCGAGGAGACCGGACGACGAGTACGATTACTTATTCAAAGTCGTGTTGATCGGGGATTCAGGAGTTGGTAAATCCAATCTTCTTTCTCGATTCACCAGAAACGAGTTTTGTTTGGAATCTAAATCCACCATCGGCGTTGAATTCGCCACTCGCACACTTCAA GTAGAGGGAAAGACAGTGAAAGCTCAAATATGGGACACAGCAGGGCAAGAGCGATACCGGGCCATAACCAGTGCCTACTACAGGGGTGCCCTCGGGGCACTTCTGGTATACGACGTCACAAAACCGACAACTTTTGAAAATGTGAAGCGATGGCTAAAAGAACTGAGGGACCATGCAGACTCAAACATCGTGATCATGCTTATCGGCAACAAAACCGATCTTAAACATCTGAGGGCGGTTGGGACCGAGGATGCTCAAACATTTGCGGAATCGGAAGGTCTTTCGTTCATTGAAACGTCGGCTTTAGAAGCGGTTAATGTGGAGAAGGCTTTTCAGACAATTCTTGGTGAGATTTATAAGATAGTTAGCAAGAAAGCACTTGCTGCAGCCAATTCAGCAGCTAGCATCAAACAAGGAGAGACTTTAGTGGTTGGCGGACAGGAAGGGAATACCAAAACCAATTGTTGTTCTtcattctaa